Proteins co-encoded in one Xanthocytophaga agilis genomic window:
- a CDS encoding M42 family metallopeptidase, translating to MENLDFLTRYINTASPTGFEWSGQQLWLDYIKPYVDTHIVDTYGSVVGVINPDAPYKVVIEAHADEISWFVNYITDDGYIYVRRNGGSDVMIAPSMRVNIHTDKGIVKGIFGYPAIHVRDTAKDEAPNLKTIFIDCGAKNKEELTEMGVHVGCVVTFVDEFMVLNDRFYVGRALDNRIGGYMIAQVARMLKENNIQLDYGLYIVNAVQEEIGLRGAEMISRRIKPDVAIVTDVTHDTQSPAYKKLEQGDVSCNKGPVLTFGPAVQNNLLRMIRNVAKEKEIPVQLAAVSRSTGTDTDSFAYSAEGVASALISLPLKYMHTTVETVHRDDVENVIKLMYEVLVQLKAGHDFRYFS from the coding sequence ATGGAAAACCTTGATTTTCTGACACGTTATATTAACACTGCTTCACCAACTGGTTTTGAATGGTCAGGACAGCAACTCTGGCTGGATTACATTAAACCCTATGTAGACACTCATATAGTTGATACCTATGGAAGTGTTGTAGGTGTTATTAATCCTGATGCCCCTTATAAAGTAGTAATAGAGGCACATGCAGATGAAATTTCCTGGTTTGTGAACTATATTACTGATGATGGATACATCTATGTACGTCGTAATGGAGGTTCTGATGTAATGATAGCTCCTTCTATGCGAGTAAATATCCATACAGATAAAGGGATTGTGAAAGGTATTTTTGGGTATCCGGCTATTCACGTAAGAGATACAGCAAAGGACGAAGCTCCCAACTTAAAGACTATTTTTATAGACTGTGGAGCAAAGAATAAAGAAGAACTAACAGAAATGGGTGTTCATGTTGGTTGTGTTGTGACCTTTGTGGATGAGTTTATGGTGTTGAACGATCGATTTTATGTGGGTAGAGCATTAGATAATCGTATTGGAGGCTATATGATAGCTCAGGTTGCTAGAATGTTAAAAGAAAATAATATTCAACTAGATTATGGATTATATATTGTCAATGCTGTTCAGGAAGAAATTGGTTTACGAGGAGCAGAAATGATTTCACGTCGTATCAAACCGGATGTGGCCATTGTGACAGATGTAACACACGATACGCAATCTCCTGCTTACAAAAAATTGGAACAAGGAGATGTATCTTGTAATAAAGGCCCTGTCCTTACATTTGGCCCTGCAGTACAGAATAATTTACTACGCATGATACGGAATGTAGCTAAAGAAAAAGAAATTCCTGTCCAATTGGCAGCAGTCTCACGTTCAACAGGTACGGATACAGATTCGTTTGCTTACTCAGCAGAAGGTGTTGCCTCGGCATTGATCTCACTGCCCTTAAAATATATGCACACCACAGTTGAGACAGTACATCGTGATGATGTAGAAAATGTGATCAAGCTGATGTATGAAGTACTTGTACAACTAAAAGCCGGTCATGACTTTCGATACTTTTCTTAA
- the dacB gene encoding D-alanyl-D-alanine carboxypeptidase/D-alanyl-D-alanine-endopeptidase, with protein MQALFPRVYFCLFLAIISCAQTTENTSTTLTNSALETLKAAIMDLDSDSVMRQGHLAISIKSIRTGQVIIEQNAKKAMIIASNLKLVTTLSALEILGEDFRFKTDLQYDGTLENGVLNGNLYIRGGGDPTLGSDRVTNSLDLDALMALWVQKIQAAGIRRIKGDIISDDGIFNENVIPNGWTWGDIGNYYGASAFGLNINDNLYKIYLETGKQVGESTQIVRTDPVMKDIIFVNEVTTGPSGSGDQSYIYGVPYTYHRNIQGTVPISRNPFVIRGSLPDPPLFTAQNLRDALVRKGVSLEGAATSTRILIHQKQYRPATPTRKPIYTHFSPPLSAIVEQTNLRSMNLYAEAMLKMMGVKELNKSTTWESTDAVKNLWAKKGMNITGFFMRDGSGLSRSNALLPDFLTNLLIFATKQPYFNSFYKSLPVAGVSGTMKGIGEGTVAAGNVRAKTGTLDRMTSYSGYFKTKSGELMAFTFIANDYAGKEKDFRRKAEKILVLLPTLP; from the coding sequence ATGCAAGCATTATTCCCTAGAGTATATTTTTGCCTCTTTCTGGCTATCATTTCCTGTGCACAAACTACTGAGAACACATCAACAACACTAACTAATAGTGCACTGGAAACGTTGAAGGCTGCTATTATGGATCTGGATTCAGATTCTGTAATGCGTCAGGGACATCTGGCTATCTCTATCAAGTCTATTCGTACAGGACAGGTTATTATCGAGCAGAATGCTAAAAAGGCAATGATTATAGCCTCTAATCTTAAGTTGGTTACCACATTATCAGCACTGGAGATTCTAGGAGAAGACTTTCGTTTCAAAACGGATCTGCAATATGATGGGACATTGGAGAATGGGGTTCTAAATGGGAATTTATATATACGAGGTGGAGGCGATCCCACATTGGGTAGTGATCGGGTGACAAATTCATTGGATTTAGATGCTTTAATGGCCCTATGGGTGCAAAAAATTCAGGCTGCTGGTATTCGTCGTATTAAGGGAGATATTATTAGTGATGATGGAATTTTCAATGAAAATGTAATTCCAAATGGATGGACTTGGGGGGATATTGGAAACTATTATGGCGCTTCTGCATTTGGTTTGAATATCAATGATAACCTTTATAAAATCTATCTTGAGACAGGAAAGCAGGTAGGGGAGTCTACCCAAATTGTGCGCACAGACCCTGTGATGAAAGACATCATTTTTGTGAATGAAGTAACTACTGGTCCATCGGGTTCTGGAGATCAGTCTTATATATATGGTGTACCTTACACATATCATCGTAATATTCAAGGCACTGTTCCTATTAGTCGTAATCCGTTTGTAATACGAGGTTCCCTGCCAGACCCTCCTCTATTCACTGCTCAGAATTTGCGGGATGCCTTAGTCCGAAAAGGAGTTTCTTTGGAGGGTGCAGCTACATCTACCCGTATATTAATTCACCAAAAGCAATACCGTCCTGCTACTCCCACACGGAAGCCAATATATACACATTTTTCACCACCACTATCTGCCATTGTAGAACAAACAAACCTGCGAAGTATGAATTTATATGCAGAAGCTATGTTAAAAATGATGGGAGTAAAGGAACTAAATAAAAGTACCACTTGGGAAAGTACTGATGCTGTAAAAAACCTTTGGGCAAAAAAGGGAATGAATATCACTGGTTTCTTTATGAGAGATGGAAGTGGCTTGTCCCGTTCTAATGCATTGTTGCCTGATTTTTTAACAAACTTATTAATTTTTGCTACCAAGCAACCCTACTTTAATTCTTTTTATAAATCTCTTCCTGTTGCAGGAGTTTCTGGAACGATGAAAGGTATTGGAGAAGGTACTGTGGCCGCTGGTAATGTACGGGCTAAAACTGGTACGTTAGACCGAATGACCAGTTATTCCGGATATTTTAAAACAAAGTCAGGTGAATTGATGGCTTTTACTTTTATCGCCAATGATTATGCTGGGAAAGAAAAAGATTTTCGTAGAAAGGCGGAGAAGATATTGGTGCTTTTGCCTACACTTCCCTGA